DNA from Cutibacterium acnes:
GACGGGGTGCGGGTAGCGACCCTGCGAACCGGTCATGTCGTGAGTTCCTTTGGCGGCATGTTGGGCAAGGAGCGACCGTTCTTCCAATTCGGCCTGGGCGGCAAGATCCGCGACGGAAGTCAATACATGTCGTGGATTAGCCTGCACGATCACGTATCGGCAATGATGAAGATTCTGACTGACGACACTATGAGCGGGCCGGTGAACCTCGTGAGTCCGAACCCGTGCACCAATGCCGAGTTCACCACGGCGTTGGCTCAGGCGATGCACCGTCCGTCTGTAATCCCATTCCCGGTTCCGGCAGCAAAGATGATCTTCGGGTCTCAACTCGTCGACGAAGCGCTGTGTTCGGGGCAGCGGGTTAAGCCAGCCAAACTCCTTGAGCACGAATTCGAGTTTCGTGACACCTCCATTACCGAGTCAATAACTTCAGCACTTGCAGGACGCCGATGAGTCAGAATAACCAACGTCCCGACGGTTTCTCTCGCCCCGATGAGTGGGGATCGTGGCAGGACGAACCACAGCAGAACCACGGCGATGCGTCAGGGGCGGCTTCACACGCTAGACCGGCGCAACGAGACGAGTCGACGGCATCTCAGCCTGAGCCTTACCGCTCGGTTGACGTAGACCCCTCATGGGCGCCTCCCTCGGCGTCGTACCAGCAGGCGACTCCCCGACCGGTTGCCCGAGTGAAGCGTCACAGTGATGTTCCGGTCGTCACGTGGACCCTCATTGGTATCTGTTTCCTGGTGTGGGTGGGGGAGTGGTTAAGCCCTCAGGTGGGTGAGGCCGTTGTGTTGGCCCCACGAGTCGGATTCACCGAGCCGTGGCGATTCGTCACTTCGATGTTCGGGCACGCGCTGAGTATCTTCCATATTGGCTTCAATATGTACGCGTTGTGGGCCCTTGGCCGATCTCTAGAGCCCTTCCTCGGACGCGCCAGGTTCCTCGCTGCTTACCTCATGTCTGGCCTGGGTGGTGGGGCGCTGTTCTGCCTGATGGCCACTGCGGATGGGGGCAGGGCGATCTTGCCGAACGTTGATGACGGTGTCGTCGGGGCCTCGGGTGCGATTTTTGGTCTCTTCGGTGTGCTGCTCATCGTGCAGCGACGCCTCGGGGCCTCGACGCGGGAATTATGGGTCGTATTGGCTATTAACGCCGCCCTGTTGCTTTTCATCTCTGGGATCGCATGGCAGGCCCACCTTGGGGGTTTTCTCGTCGGAATGATGTGCGGGGTTATTTTCTTCGAGGACCCCAAACGTATTCAGGCAGGCAAGTCCGCGCGGACATGGCCTCGAATGGCTTTGTTACTGTTTACCATGGTGGCCGCGCTGGTGGTCAAATATCTGGTGATCTGATACGCGTTTGGTGGCGGTCAGGAAATGGTG
Protein-coding regions in this window:
- a CDS encoding TIGR01777 family oxidoreductase: MRIAIGGFAGLIGTALVQRLRKEGHDVVTLTRHEPIQPSDRRWDLDTLSIAPPFLDDVDAVVNLAGAPIADGRWTDERKTRILASRIDSTRVVVRALASSPRCRIFLNGSAVGYYGPHGDEWLDENDPAGAGFLAEVCQRWETAANSAPDGVRVATLRTGHVVSSFGGMLGKERPFFQFGLGGKIRDGSQYMSWISLHDHVSAMMKILTDDTMSGPVNLVSPNPCTNAEFTTALAQAMHRPSVIPFPVPAAKMIFGSQLVDEALCSGQRVKPAKLLEHEFEFRDTSITESITSALAGRR
- a CDS encoding rhomboid family intramembrane serine protease, giving the protein MSQNNQRPDGFSRPDEWGSWQDEPQQNHGDASGAASHARPAQRDESTASQPEPYRSVDVDPSWAPPSASYQQATPRPVARVKRHSDVPVVTWTLIGICFLVWVGEWLSPQVGEAVVLAPRVGFTEPWRFVTSMFGHALSIFHIGFNMYALWALGRSLEPFLGRARFLAAYLMSGLGGGALFCLMATADGGRAILPNVDDGVVGASGAIFGLFGVLLIVQRRLGASTRELWVVLAINAALLLFISGIAWQAHLGGFLVGMMCGVIFFEDPKRIQAGKSARTWPRMALLLFTMVAALVVKYLVI